A single region of the Vanessa atalanta chromosome Z, ilVanAtal1.2, whole genome shotgun sequence genome encodes:
- the LOC125076217 gene encoding probable cytochrome P450 305a1 has protein sequence MIVKPKNYPPGPRWYPFFGCNHILHIRTAEHGSQWKAISEMAKEYSTNVLGLKMGNERVVVVYGEKNIRQVSYDKEFDARPDSFFLRLRSFDKRIGITFVEGPLWKEHRSFTFKYLRNIGYGKDSMHNDIKDNLKNILNIIDSSNGNPINIKTAVAMTAMNILWKYVAGEHIKESQLRKIIELLSARSKIFTMAGGWLNQWPFLRFIAPEWSGYAVIKRMNDQLYDIIIESINKHKNKSVKGPDYIYAFMDEMNKNKETYTDDQLIGICLDFLIAGAQTTGSSFDFMILATLRYADIQEKIYQEIVSVLGEEDYNWLDIKRLVYTTAFLCEVQRYYTIAVFSGARRTLTDVIVDGYTIPSGTTILVSLGDLHTDPELWVEPTKFEPMRFIDANGSLKTSAVSLPFGLGRRRCPGEPLAKPFLLTSLVAILQKYKIVSSNGVLPSGEPHIGLLAEPRPFTARFIKRKLSQ, from the exons GTCCCAGGTGGTACCCATTTTTCGGTTGTAATCATATTTTACACATAAGAACTGCTGAACACGGGTCGCAGTGGAAAGCAATATCAGAAATGGCGAAAGAATATTCTACAAATGTGCTAGGATTGAAAATGGGGAATGAGAGGGTAGTAGTCGTGTATGGAGAGAAAAATATCCGGCAAGTCAGCTATGACAAGGAGTTCGATGCTCGGCCAGACAGCTTCTTTTTGAGACTAAGGTCGTTTGACAAAAGGATCG ggatCACTTTCGTAGAGGGTCCTCTTTGGAAAGAACACAGATCcttcacatttaaatatttaagaaatattggtTATGGAAAAGATTCGATGCATAACGACATAAaagataatttgaaaaatatactaaatattattgacaGTAGCAATGGAaatccaataaatataaaaactgcaGTCGCGATGACTGCTATGAACATATTATGGAAGTATGTAGCAg GCGAACATATAAAAGAATCACAACTTAGGAAAATTATAGAATTACTGAGCGCTAGGTCGAAAATCTTTACGATGGCCGGAGGGTGGCTGAACCAGTGGCCTTTCCTAAGATTTATAGCACCTGAATGGAGCGGTTATGCTGTTATTAAGAGAATGAATGATCAACTATAtgacattattatt GagtcaataaataaacacaaaaataaatcagttaAAGGACCAGATTATATATATGCCTTCATggatgaaatgaataaaaataaagaaacgtACACAG ACGATCAATTGATTGGTATATGTTTAGATTTTCTAATTGCGGGTGCGCAGACGACGGGGAGTTCGTTCGATTTTATGATATTAGCAACATTACGATACGCAGatattcaagaaaaaatataccaaGAAATTGTTAGTGTTCTAGGTGAAGAAGATTATAATTGGTTAGACATAAAGag ACTCGTGTACACTACAGCGTTTCTATGTGAAGTCCAAAGATATTATACAATAGCCGTATTTTCTGGTGCTAGAAGGACGCTTACTGACGTCATCGTGGATGGCTATACAATTCCCTCGGGTACAACCATTCTCGTGTCGCTCGGCGATTTGCACACAGATCCGGAGCTATGGGTAGAGCCGACTAAATTCGAACCAATGAGATTTATCGACGCGAACGGCTCACTGAAAACTTCGGCAGTTTCACTGCCGTTTGGTTTGG GTCGCAGACGTTGTCCTGGGGAACCGTTGGCTAAGCCTTTCTTACTGACATCGTTAGTAGCGATCTTacagaaatacaaaattgtatcCAGTAATGGAGTGCTTCCTTCAGGTGAACCCCACATCGGGTTGCTCGCAGAACCTCGACCATTTACTGcaagatttattaaaagaaaattaagccAGTGA